A genomic segment from Litoribacterium kuwaitense encodes:
- a CDS encoding NUDIX hydrolase, producing MCILHGKVMLVLIANRGFNLPGRHIENGELPEETLERECFEEGYVTCDSPSLIGMIRVSHEENPLFNHRGKYPLIGYQLFYRTNVIDCLPFRRENESTTRIWVEPDEIPYVIEDHELTHYIVDEAMTV from the coding sequence GTGTGCATTCTTCATGGCAAAGTCATGCTTGTACTCATCGCAAACAGAGGATTTAATCTTCCTGGTAGGCACATCGAAAACGGTGAATTACCTGAAGAAACATTGGAGCGCGAATGTTTCGAAGAAGGCTATGTAACATGTGATTCTCCCTCCCTCATTGGGATGATTAGAGTCAGCCACGAAGAAAATCCTCTGTTTAATCATCGTGGGAAGTACCCATTGATTGGGTATCAACTATTTTATCGGACAAATGTTATTGACTGCTTACCGTTTAGACGTGAAAATGAAAGTACGACGAGGATATGGGTTGAACCTGACGAAATTCCTTATGTGATTGAAGATCATGAGCTCACCCATTACATTGTGGATGAGGCGATGACAGTCTAA